A section of the Triticum dicoccoides isolate Atlit2015 ecotype Zavitan chromosome 7A, WEW_v2.0, whole genome shotgun sequence genome encodes:
- the LOC119332401 gene encoding uncharacterized protein LOC119332401 — protein MLEDAAGVGEESRGAAAGCGREDEKGVEGEVAAGALRKRGPGIGLLEEGRRRWQSAAGTPLKMDWCQVAAVASYPAGILVEECAGLVGAPYPADVLVGTSGLRC, from the exons ATGCTCGAGGATGCAGCCGGCGTTGGGGAGGAGTCACGCGGCGCTGCTGCCGGGTGTGGGAGGGAGGACGAGAAGGGTGTGGAGGGCGAGGTCGCTGCCGGAGCTCTGCGGAAGCGAG GTCCGGGGATCGGGTTGCTGGAGGAAGGGAGGAGGCGCTGGCAAAGTGCTGCAGG tacaccactaaagATGGATTGGTGCCAGGTGGCTGCggtggcctcatacccggcaggcatcctggttgaggagtgcgccggactggtgggtgccccatacccggcagacgtcctggttgggacctcaggtcttagatgttag